The following proteins are encoded in a genomic region of Bradyrhizobium sp. SK17:
- a CDS encoding FdhF/YdeP family oxidoreductase — protein MVQKRDVPGIRPYDAPAGGWGALKATAIAVRDQMELVEAPITLLRTNKPDGFDCPGCAWPDKEHTSTFQFCENGAKAVTWEATSKRVTPEFFAAHTVTELLGWSDFHLENEGRLTHPLAYDAASDTYQPIDWDDAFARIGETLRALPDPDMAEFYTSGRASNEAAFLFQIFAREYGSNNFPDCSNMCHEATSVGLPQSIGIGKGTVSLDDFDHCELIIAMGHNPGTNHPRMMGTLWEVSRRGVPIIVFNPLRERALERFADPQDPIEMATLGSTRIASTYYQPKVGADAAVLKGIMKALIEMDDARHDVLDHAFIAEHTNGYEAFAADLRATAWPSIETVSGFNRTQLGEVAAAYAKSNATIITYGMGITQHMRGTDNVQQIANLLLLKGNYGKPGAGICPLRGHSNVQGNRTVGITEKPNIPMFEGIERTFGFKPPRHHGHDAVAAMEAIDDGKSKVLICLGGNFAIALPDPERCTAAMRKLDLAVHLGTKLNRSHLLVGKQSILLPVLGRTEQDIQASGPQVVTVEDSMSMVHASRGRLNPASEHLRSESAIVAGMAMATLPSSKVPWTELIADYDRIRDAIEGVFPDFKDYNTRIRTPGGFRLPLPPTERKWTTASGKAEFLIFDGLEEDPVLADSTVLKLATIRSHDQYNTTIYGLDDRYRGVFGRRDVLFTNEADLTARGLAHGDLVEIETALPSPAPRRLTLTAIVYDIARGSVAAYYPEANGLVPLDYQDKESGTPSYKSVPVHIRKAAQ, from the coding sequence ATGGTCCAAAAGCGCGACGTTCCCGGTATCCGCCCCTATGATGCTCCCGCCGGCGGCTGGGGTGCCCTCAAGGCCACCGCGATCGCGGTGCGCGATCAGATGGAACTGGTCGAGGCGCCGATCACGCTGCTGCGCACCAACAAGCCCGACGGGTTCGATTGCCCGGGCTGCGCCTGGCCCGACAAGGAGCACACCTCCACCTTCCAGTTCTGCGAAAACGGCGCCAAGGCCGTCACCTGGGAGGCGACCAGCAAGCGCGTCACGCCGGAGTTCTTCGCCGCCCATACCGTCACCGAGCTGCTCGGCTGGAGCGACTTCCATCTCGAGAACGAGGGCCGCCTCACCCACCCGCTCGCCTATGACGCCGCGAGCGACACCTACCAGCCGATCGACTGGGACGACGCGTTCGCGCGGATCGGCGAGACGCTGCGCGCGCTGCCCGATCCCGACATGGCCGAATTCTACACCTCGGGCCGCGCCTCGAACGAAGCCGCCTTCCTGTTCCAGATCTTCGCGCGCGAATACGGCAGCAACAATTTCCCCGATTGCTCGAACATGTGCCACGAGGCGACCAGTGTCGGCCTGCCGCAATCGATCGGCATCGGCAAGGGCACGGTGTCGCTGGACGATTTCGACCATTGCGAGCTGATCATCGCGATGGGCCACAATCCCGGCACCAACCATCCGCGCATGATGGGTACGCTGTGGGAGGTGTCGCGACGCGGCGTGCCGATCATCGTGTTCAATCCCTTGCGCGAGCGCGCGCTGGAGCGCTTTGCCGATCCGCAGGACCCGATCGAGATGGCGACGCTCGGATCGACCCGGATCGCCTCGACCTACTACCAGCCGAAGGTCGGCGCCGACGCCGCGGTGCTCAAGGGCATCATGAAGGCGCTGATCGAGATGGATGATGCGCGCCATGACGTGCTCGATCACGCCTTCATCGCCGAGCACACCAATGGGTACGAGGCGTTCGCCGCCGACCTGCGCGCGACGGCGTGGCCGTCGATCGAAACCGTCTCCGGCTTCAACCGCACCCAGCTCGGCGAGGTCGCCGCCGCCTATGCGAAATCCAACGCCACCATCATCACCTATGGCATGGGCATCACCCAGCACATGCGTGGCACCGACAATGTCCAGCAGATCGCAAACCTGCTGCTGTTGAAAGGCAATTACGGCAAGCCAGGCGCCGGCATCTGCCCGCTGCGCGGTCACTCCAACGTGCAGGGCAACCGCACCGTCGGCATCACCGAGAAGCCCAACATCCCGATGTTCGAAGGCATCGAGCGCACCTTCGGCTTCAAGCCGCCGCGCCATCACGGCCACGACGCGGTCGCGGCGATGGAGGCGATCGACGACGGGAAGTCAAAGGTGCTGATTTGTCTCGGCGGCAATTTTGCCATCGCGCTGCCCGATCCCGAGCGCTGCACCGCCGCCATGCGCAAGCTCGATCTCGCCGTGCATCTCGGCACCAAGCTGAACCGCTCGCATCTCCTGGTCGGCAAGCAATCGATCCTGTTGCCGGTGCTGGGACGCACCGAGCAGGATATCCAGGCGAGCGGGCCGCAGGTCGTCACCGTCGAGGATTCGATGTCGATGGTGCACGCCTCGCGCGGCAGGCTCAATCCGGCGTCCGAACATCTGCGTTCGGAATCGGCCATCGTGGCCGGCATGGCGATGGCGACCCTGCCGTCGAGCAAGGTGCCGTGGACCGAGCTGATCGCCGACTACGATCGCATCCGCGATGCCATCGAGGGCGTCTTCCCCGATTTCAAGGATTACAACACGCGGATCCGGACGCCCGGCGGCTTCCGGCTGCCGCTGCCGCCGACCGAGCGCAAATGGACCACCGCGTCCGGCAAGGCCGAATTCCTGATCTTCGACGGGCTCGAAGAGGACCCGGTGCTGGCGGACAGCACAGTGCTCAAGCTCGCCACCATCCGCAGCCACGATCAGTACAACACCACGATCTACGGGTTGGACGACCGCTACCGCGGCGTGTTCGGACGACGCGACGTGCTATTCACGAACGAGGCGGACCTCACCGCGCGCGGCCTGGCGCATGGCGATCTCGTCGAGATCGAGACCGCCTTGCCCTCGCCCGCACCGCGCCGTCTTACGCTCACCGCGATCGTCTACGACATCGCCCGCGGCTCGGTCGCCGCCTATTATCCCGAAGCCAATGGCCTGGTGCCACTCGACTATCAGGATAAGGAAAGCGGCACACCGTCGTACAAGTCGGTGCCGGTGCACATCCGAAAGGCGGCGCAGTAA
- a CDS encoding DUF1349 domain-containing protein: MNKAIFGRHDGVWLNEPEHWTADGDSLRIVTGNASDFWRETHYGFTRDSGHFLGFQTADAFTAELRVQGNFTALYDQAGIMVRVDAQHWVKAGIELSDGRAMLSSVLTHGQSDWTTAPYAHDAGDFRLRATVSNGVLRLQVSTDGKLWPLMRLAPFPKVKSYLVGPMACTPERAGLEVSFSAFQLTPPLGKDLHDLT, translated from the coding sequence ATGAACAAAGCAATCTTCGGCAGACATGACGGCGTCTGGCTCAACGAGCCGGAGCACTGGACTGCGGACGGCGATAGCCTCCGTATCGTCACCGGCAATGCCAGCGATTTCTGGCGCGAGACGCATTACGGCTTCACCCGCGACAGCGGGCATTTCCTTGGCTTCCAGACCGCCGACGCCTTCACCGCGGAGCTGCGCGTCCAGGGCAATTTCACCGCACTCTACGATCAGGCCGGCATCATGGTGCGGGTCGACGCGCAGCACTGGGTCAAGGCCGGGATCGAGTTGTCCGACGGCCGTGCGATGCTGTCGAGCGTGCTGACCCACGGGCAATCGGATTGGACGACGGCCCCCTACGCGCACGATGCCGGCGACTTCCGGCTGCGCGCAACGGTTTCGAACGGCGTGCTGCGCCTGCAAGTCTCAACGGACGGCAAGCTTTGGCCGTTAATGCGGCTCGCGCCGTTTCCGAAGGTCAAATCCTATCTGGTGGGGCCGATGGCCTGCACGCCCGAGCGGGCCGGACTCGAGGTCAGCTTCTCCGCGTTCCAACTGACGCCACCGCTCGGCAAGGATCTGCACGATCTCACTTGA
- a CDS encoding alpha/beta fold hydrolase: MSRTTGLRIRDTILWIDDTGESNLPAVLCLHSLWLDRTMFADLVAAARGRYRVICPDFRGQGLSAPSTDETVTMEACAEDIEALIAELGLPSVHVVAQSMGGDVALRVAAKRPDLVASLTMLGSSARGEPPEQLAWAESWMEASTRDGGFKGENLETLMAVMFGETSRNSASKRAVLDHWRARMEAGTLSLWPAIRGVLYRKSAVNLLPQIQAPTLVFSGTEDMPRPPEWADEVVAGLPNARLVRLEKIGHSPMLEAPDQVVPRILDFLASRQAA; encoded by the coding sequence ATGAGCCGGACAACCGGACTTCGAATTCGCGACACCATCCTCTGGATCGACGATACCGGTGAGAGCAATTTGCCAGCCGTGCTCTGCCTGCATTCGCTGTGGCTCGACCGCACGATGTTCGCGGACCTGGTCGCCGCTGCGCGCGGACGCTATCGGGTGATTTGCCCCGACTTCCGTGGCCAGGGACTGAGTGCGCCGAGCACCGACGAGACGGTGACGATGGAGGCTTGTGCCGAGGATATCGAGGCGCTGATCGCCGAGCTCGGGCTGCCATCCGTGCATGTGGTGGCGCAATCGATGGGCGGAGATGTCGCGCTTCGCGTAGCCGCCAAGCGCCCGGATCTGGTGGCGTCGTTGACGATGCTCGGGTCATCGGCACGGGGGGAGCCCCCTGAGCAATTGGCGTGGGCCGAGTCCTGGATGGAGGCTTCCACGAGGGATGGCGGCTTCAAGGGCGAGAATCTCGAAACGCTGATGGCCGTGATGTTCGGCGAGACTTCGCGGAACAGCGCGTCGAAGCGCGCGGTGCTCGATCACTGGCGGGCCAGGATGGAAGCCGGCACGCTGTCGCTCTGGCCGGCGATCCGCGGCGTGCTGTACCGAAAGAGCGCCGTCAATTTGCTGCCGCAGATCCAGGCGCCGACCCTGGTGTTCTCCGGCACCGAGGATATGCCGCGTCCGCCGGAATGGGCCGACGAGGTCGTGGCGGGGCTGCCGAACGCGCGGCTGGTGCGGCTGGAGAAGATCGGCCACAGCCCGATGCTGGAAGCGCCGGACCAGGTGGTCCCGAGAATCCTGGATTTCCTTGCCAGCCGGCAAGCCGCCTGA
- a CDS encoding IclR family transcriptional regulator, which yields MIRKGDDGASERPGTPTLQTVERAFTFLEHVAASSDPPTVQQVAQALRLNITTCYHLMRTLVARGYLTRLSNGTLVVGNSIGPLYRAYRSRLNETQELYEIVRQLAEKTSETAFFSAPDGDSVVLKILVEGSLQSLRVGGLFVGVTGNEHLRASSRAILPYLEPAHRDRIVKKCFRGFTEEGRARAAKGLSAAMDATRQRGWALDAEESQVDVTGVAVPIFDDRQNIYGALGIVVPTTRWKPAQRALVDAVSKAGDRAIELLTYAKIA from the coding sequence ATGATCAGGAAAGGCGACGACGGAGCTTCGGAAAGGCCGGGAACGCCGACGCTTCAGACCGTCGAACGCGCATTCACCTTCCTGGAGCACGTCGCCGCAAGCAGCGATCCACCGACGGTTCAGCAGGTCGCACAAGCCCTGAGGCTGAACATCACGACCTGCTACCATCTGATGCGGACGCTGGTTGCGCGCGGCTATCTGACCAGGCTGAGCAATGGCACGCTGGTCGTCGGCAACTCGATCGGGCCTTTGTACCGCGCCTATCGCTCAAGGCTGAACGAAACGCAGGAACTCTACGAGATCGTCCGCCAACTGGCCGAGAAGACGTCCGAGACGGCTTTCTTTTCCGCACCCGACGGCGACTCCGTGGTCCTGAAGATCCTGGTCGAGGGCAGCTTGCAGTCGCTCAGGGTCGGCGGTCTGTTCGTGGGTGTCACCGGCAACGAGCATCTGCGAGCATCCAGCCGCGCGATCCTTCCTTATCTCGAGCCGGCGCACCGCGATCGCATCGTCAAGAAGTGCTTTCGCGGCTTCACCGAAGAAGGCCGAGCGCGAGCGGCAAAGGGTTTGTCGGCCGCCATGGACGCAACGCGCCAGCGCGGCTGGGCCCTGGACGCCGAGGAGTCGCAGGTTGACGTCACCGGCGTGGCCGTTCCGATTTTCGACGACCGTCAGAATATCTACGGAGCGCTGGGCATCGTCGTGCCGACGACGCGCTGGAAACCTGCGCAGCGCGCGTTGGTCGATGCCGTGTCGAAGGCCGGCGATCGGGCCATCGAGCTCCTGACCTACGCCAAGATCGCCTGA